AAATATCACACAACAGGATTTTACCGCAAAAGATTTCCGGGTATGGGCGGGAAGCGTCAATGCGTTGTGCGCGTTCCAATCGGCGGGTGAACCGAAAAATGATTCCGATTGCAAGCATAAGATCGTCGAAGTGATTGACTCAGTGGCCAAAAAACTGGGCAATACGAGATCCGTCTGCCGGAAATATTACGTCCACCCCACGGTTATTGCAGCGTATGAGAAAGGTTCTATCTGGAAATATAAACCGGTTGAGACTTCTCCCGCGTTAAACGAAGAAGAACGCACGCTGATCAGCCTTCTCGAAAATGAAACCATAGCAGAAGTTATTGCGTAGATGTCAAAATACGTTATGAAAGCCAGATTCACCATTTTGTTTGCCGCCCTATGTTTGAGTTGTGCCCACACAGAAAAATATATGGCACCGGGGAAAAGCGAAACCATCGTCGCCACGCTTCCCACCACTACAGTTAAACCCGAATGGCTCATTACGCCCGGCGTGGCGATTGGGCTCACAGCGATTGAGGACGACACCTCAAAACTTGAAATGCTGGGGACGCCCGATCAATCAGATGCCGCCATGGGCAAAGCCTGGATGACCTGGTACGGCAAAAAAACCGACAGCATGCGTGACGAGCTCAACATTTATACCACTTATAAAGACAATGAACTCAAGGAAAAGGTGGTCCGCCAGATCAGGGTGACTTCTGCCGAATTCAAGACCAAAAACGGCATCAGTACGGAGAGTGCCTTTGCGGAAATCATGCAGGCCTATCCCAGATTGCAAACGGTAGCGAAATACGACAATTCAGACACGAAGATTGAAACCACCATCTATGATGACGTCGCGTCAGGCATTGCGTTTGAAATCAACAATCCGTTTGGCAAAAGCCGCTGCGCCGCGATTATCGTGCACCCAAAAGGCAAAAAGGTCACGGACGAATACATCTACCCGAACCCCTACACCATCGTGCTGTAACCGTGGATAACTTTTGGTTTTTGGCATCTTAAAAAATTCAAATCTTTAATTTTTTAAAAGTATATTTGTCGACCAATAGGCAGTTATGGAACAATTTGTAGTATCGGCAAGGAAGTACCGCCCCCAGACCTTCAGGGATGTGGTCGGGCAGCAGGCCATTACAAATACGTTGTTGAATGCCATTGAGACCAACCATCTTGCGTCGGCGTTATTGTTTACCGGGCCAAGGGGCGTCGGAAAAACCACCTGCGCCAGGATCCTGGCCAGAAAAATCAACCAGCCCGGCTATGATGACCCTAATGAGGATTTCGCATTCAATGTATTTGAGCTTGATGCCGCGTCCAACAACTCGGTAGACGACATCAGGAGCCTCATTGATCAGGTCCGGATTCCGCCGCAGACCGGGCAATTCAAGGTGTATATCATCGACGAGGTGCATATGCTTTCATCGGCCGCATTCAATGCCTTCCTGAAAACCCTGGAAGAGCCGCCGAAGCACGCCATCTTTATTTTGGCTACGACCGAAAAACACAAAATCATCCCGACCATCCTATCGCGCTGCCAGATTTTTGATTTTAAGCGCATTACCGTGAAGGACGCCAAGGAACATCTTGCTGAAGTGGCCAAAAGTCAGGGCGTGTCCTATGAAGACGACGCGCTGCACATCATCGCTCAAAAGGCGGACGGTGCCATGCGCGATGCGCTGTCGATTTTTGACCGTGTCGTGTCCTATTGCGGAAACAACCTGACGCGACAGGCCGTAACGGAAAACCTGAACGTACTCGACTATGAAACCTACATCAATGTCACTGAGCTGATCATTGGCAACCAGATTCCGGAATTGCTTGTCGCCTACAATGACATCCTTTCTAAAGGTTTCGACGGACACCATTTTATTTCGGGACTGGCTTCTCATTTCAGGGACTTGCTGGTATGCAAAAATCCCGCAACGCTGTCGCTGCTTGAAGCGGGGGAACAGGCCCAGAAAATGTACGGTGCGCAGGCTGCAAAATCACCACAGGACTTCCTGCTCAAGGCGATTGAGGTGGCCAACGACTGCGACCTGAAATACAAAGTATCGCAAAACCAGCGCCTGCTCGTTGAATTGTGCCTGATGCAACTCGCCTCCATCACTTTCGATGGAGAAAAAAAAAAGCTGACGGATATATAATCCCTGCAAATCATTTTTACGGCCGCGTCATGCAGATTGCGGTTGAATCCCCGGAAATCCTGGATATCCCCGCGCTTCACGCACTGGACATTACCAATAAGGGTACCATTAGTGTAACCTCAGCCGGAGGCGCCGATTCGATGCAAACCCCTGTAGTCCCTGATGACAGCCCCACCCAACCCAAGGTTTCAGCCCTTTCGCTGGCAAGCATCAGGGCAAAGAAGGAGCTTGAGCAGTCCGGCAAGGCCAGTTCGAAAGAAACGGTGGAATTCCCAAGGGAGGCTTTCTCCGAGACCGATATGCTGCTGCAATGGACAAAATATGCACAGCGCCTCAGTGACAAGGGACAAAAGATCATGGAGGCTTTGCTTCTTATCAACGACCCGAAACTCGATGGCACAACCATTAAGCACGAGTTACCCAACGAAGGATCAGCAATTGATTTTGAAACCGGAAAACTGGAACTTTTGGGGTATCTCCGCGGTAAGCTACACAACCACGATATCGATATTGAGGTCATCGTGAATGAAAACGCCAGCAGCCGCAAGGCGTTTACACCGCAGGACCGTTTCAACAGGCTCAATGAAATCAATCCAAGTCTTGAATTGCTGCGGAAAACCTTTGACCTGGACTTCTAATCACGCTGGTCAAGCAAGCGCTCAATCCTTTTATCAGGCACGAGCCACATCAATGCCACGAAAATATACACGGCGCCTGAAAGCCATTCATTGAAAAAGGAAAAGCCGATACCCAACAGGTACAACGGAGGCGATGACAGCCCCTTCAGGTCTTTCCCGATCGCTTTCTTTAATAGCGAATGGTCTCCCTGGCTTTTGATGATCAGGCTTTGCAGCAGCCAATAGGCCACCCCCGCCATCAGCAGGATCACGCCATAGACCGTCATCGTGGCTTTGGCAAAATGGTTTTCGCCCATCCAGCCCGTGGCAAAAGGCACCAGCGACAACCAGAACAGCAGGTGAAGGTTGGCCCACAGTATGTTACCATTCACGCGCACGACGCTGTGCAGCATATGATGGTGGTTGTTCCAGTATATCCCAACATAAATAAAGCTCAGCAGATAGCTGATGAAGGTCGGGAAAACGGAAGCGAGCGCGTGTAACGTAGGTTCCTCAGGAATCCTGAGTTCCAGGACCATGATGGTCAGGATGATCGCCAATACACCATCGCTGAAAGCCTCGAGCCTGCCTTTATTCATAGCTTAAATTTTTCCGTAATACATGGCTTTAACAATTCCGTCCGAGAGCCCGATTTTCGGGACATAAATGCTCCGGGCGCCACTCCATTTCATCGCGTTCAGGTACACCCGCAGGGCCGGTATAATCACATCCGCGCGATCAGGATTTAAACCCAATACGGAAATACGCTGCTCATAAGACAGTGCATTGAGCATGGCGTATTGGGAATTCAGGTGAATGTACGACAGCGGCTTCTCTTCCTGCTTGCCCGACATCTTGAATAATTTATTGATGTTTCCGCCCGAGCCGATCAAAGTGACTGCGTCGTATTCCTGTGTGTTGACGCGGATCCATTTCTCTATTTCCTGCCACACAATATCGCTGACCACTTCGTTGAGCAGCCGCACCGTCCCGATCTTAAATGATTTGGAGACGACCATCCTGCCGTCGGAGAACAGCGAAAATTCCGTACTTCCTCCTCCCACGTCAACGTAAAGGTATGTCTTGTCCGTTTTTACAAGATGGTGCAGGTCCGTCGCCGCAATAATCGCCGCTTCTTTCTTACCATCAATTATGTCAATCCTGATGTCGGCTTTCTTCTTGATGAGTTCTGCCACTTCCCTGCCATTATACGCCTCACGCATCGCCGACGTTGCGCAAGCCATATACTTTTCCACCTTATGTACTTTCATCAAAAGCTTGAAGGCCTTCATCGCATCGACCATACGCTCGATATTCTCTTCGGTGATTTCGCCGACAGTGAACGCGTCCTGCCCGAGACGTATCGGCACACGCACCAGCGCGCTTTTAGAAAACTGTGTTTCTTTCCCCTGTTCCTCAATAATATTGGATACGAGCAACCGCATGGCGTTAGAGCCGATGTCGATTGCTGCATATTTTTTTATCGTAATCATGTGTTGCTGCTGAAAGTTATTGTACCGGCTGCGTATTGACGTCGAGCAGGTTCCGATAGAAATTATAGGTTTCGAGCTGTGCCCTCCAAACCGGCTGGTGCCCGCGCACCCTGTATTTGTTGTCGAGTTTTTCAGAATGTATCCTGGCCTTTACATTTCCTTTCCAGCTCACATGGAAACTGTCGATCAGCTCCTTACGCACATCGATATCGTAAATCGGGCAGCTTACCTCCACCCTGCCGTCGAGGTTCCTCGTCATAAAATCGGCCGAAGAAATGTAGACTTCCGGATTGCCGTCATTCCCGAAGATATATACCCGGGAATGCTCAAGATAGTTGTCGACGATGCTGATGGCTTCAATATTCTCACTCATGCCTTTCACGCCGGGAATCAGCGAACAGATGCCGCGAACGAGCAATTTGATTTTCACGCCGGCCCTGCTGGCTTCATATAACTTATCAATCATCTTAAAATCGGACAGGCTGTTCATTTTTAAATGAATGTAAGACTCGCGGCCGAGCTTGGCATACATGATTTCCTTGTCGATGAGTCGGTAAAAGCGCGTGCGGCTGTAATGCGGCGACACGATCAAATGTTTGTATCGGTGCAGCCTGTAATTCACATTGAAGAAATCGAAAATCTTGGAGACATCTTTTAAAATCTGCTGATGCGCCGTAAACAAAGTGACATCGGTATATACGCCCGCGGTAGCCTCGTTGAAATTTCCCGTGGAAATGAATCCGTACCTTTTATTTTTACCCTCCTCAATGCGCTCGATGACACAAATCTTGCTGTGGACCTTCAACCCTTTGATACCAAAAATCAGTTCGATGTTTTCCGTCTGCATCTGCTCGGCATAGGATATGTTGCTCGCCTCATCAAAGCGGGCCTGCAGTTCGATCTGCACCGTGACTTTCTTTCCGTTTTTGGCGGCGTTGATCAGCGAACTGATGACCTGCGAATTTTTGGCCAAACGGTACAGCGTGATCTTGATCGTCGTGACCTGCGGGTCCAAAGCGGCTTCCCGAAGAAATTTAATCAGGTAAGAAAATGACTGGTAGGGCGCGTTGACAAGGTAATCCTTAGCGCTGATGCGTTCCAGGATACTTCCTTCGAGGCTCAAGCCGGGAACCGGCAACGGCGGATTCTGTTTATAAAGCAGGTCGAAACGTCCCAGGTTCGGGAAATCCATATAGTCGCGGCGGTTGTGGTAGCGCCCGCCCGGTATGATGCTGTCCGTCGCATCGATACCCATTTTGGTCAGGAAAAATTGCAGCGTGTCCTTGCTGATCGACTGGTCGTAAACAAACCGGACCGGCTCGCCAATCCTGCGGTCACGTACGCTCGTCGCAATCTTCTCCATCATGCTCTTGCTCAGGTCACTGTCAATTTCGAGCTGCGCATCGCGCGTGATTTTTATCATGTGCGCCTCAACGCTCTCGTAGTCGAATATGTTGAAAATCTGTCCTAAGTTGTAACGGATCATGTCGTCAAGCAGCATTACCGACTGCGTGCCCTCACGCGAAGGCAGCACGACAAATCGGTTCAGTGTTTTCGGGATTTCGATCAGCGCATACCGTACTTCAGGCTTGACCTTGGAAAACCCCAGCAGCGATGGCTTCTGTTTCGATTTCATCACCAGTTTGATGGCCAGATAGCCGGAATTGTCTTTCAGCATTGGGAATTCAGCCAGATCATTAAGGATGATGGTCACCAGCGCCGGACTGATTTTCTGTATGAAAAAATCATTTACGAAAGCTTCCTGTTCCGCTGAAATTTCATTCTCATCGATGATGAATACATTCTCAGCTTCAAGTTCCTTTTCAATGATGCTTAAGATGCGAAGGCTTTCAGATTGTTGCCGTATGACGATTTCAGTGATTTCGCGCAGCAATTTCTCTGCAGAGATACCTCCCAGGATTTTTTCGCCCGAAACCCCGGAAAGGCTCAGGCGGCGCACGGCGGCAAACCGAACCCGAAAAAACTCGTCCAGGTTATTTGAAAAAATTCCAATGAAACGGAGTCGGTCCAGCAACGGTACGGTCGAATCGCCGGCTTCCTGCAACACGCGCGCGTTGAACGCCAACCAGCTTTTTTCGCGATCGATATATCTATTTTCTGTCATTGCCTTAAATCTCTTGGAAACACGGTCTTATCGGTTACGCCCTTGCTGATATGCTGCCAGGAATCCGTATCGAATTTGATGGAAACGAAACCAGCGGTGGGCACGTTATCAATAAAAATGCTGCCAAATGTATTGACAAAATCGGTTATCGCTTCGTTGTGCCCGAAAATGATAACACAATCATAATCATCCGGAATGCTGCGCACGATGCTTTCCAGTTTCAGGGCGTCAAAAGTGTATAAATCCTCACTGAAATCTATTTCTACATTCTCGCGGAAAACGATTGCGAAGGCACGCGCGGTTCCCACGGCACGGTGGGCATCGCTGCTCCAAACCTGGTATTTTTTCGGCAAATGGGATTTGATATGCTGGGCAACCAGGGTCGCATCCCGGAGTCCGTTGACTGTTAATGTTCTCTGCTTATCGCTAACCGGGTCATCCCAGTTTGATTTTGCATGACGAATGAGTATAAGGTTTTTCATTTTTTATTCGATTAAGTTAAGGCGAAAGCCTGTCAATTTTCCAAATATAATTTTCCTGTAGCTGGTACCTGATCCGGTCGTGGAGCCGGTTTGCCCTGCCCTGCCAAAACTCCGCTGCCACTGGCCGAACGAGATAACCGCCCCAGTTTTCAGGTCTTGGGACTTCATTATTTTCGAACTGTTTTTCAAGCAAAGCCAGTTTCTCCTCCAGAAATCCGCGTGACGGTATCACCTCACTCTGGTTTGACACCACTGCACCGAGTCGGCTTCCGAGCGGGCGGCTGTCGAAATAATTGTCCGACATGATTTCCGGGACTTTTTCTGCCGTTCCTTTAATGATCACCTGCCGTTCCTGTACGGGCCAGAAGAATGACAGGCAAACATTCGGGTTTGCAGCGATGGCTTTCCCTTTTTCAGAATTGTAATTGGTGTAAAACACAAAACCTTCCTCATTGTACTTTTTAAGCAGCACCACGCGTGATTTCGGGAAACCGTCGAGCCCGAAAGTAGCTACCGTCATCGCATTGGCCTCACCGAAACCGGTAGCATCAGCCTCATGAAACCACTTTTGAAACAGGTTCATGGGGTCGCCGGGAATCGCATTTTCCGTAAGGGAATCCTTTTCGTACGATTGTCTGTAATTGCTTAAATCTTCCATAATATGCGCTTTCGCTAAGATAATGATTAAAATTCAAAAATTTTCCCGTCGTCTGCGAGATCTGTCGCCGGGAAAATCGCCATAGCCTCCTCCCTGAAATGCTCAATGCTGTCATACCGCGTGGAAAAGTGCCCGAGGATCAGCTGCTTTGCCCTGGCTTTAAGCGCGATTTCAGCAGCCTGTTTCGCGGTGCAGTGCATCGTCCGTTCGGACAGGTGTGCTTCTGACTCGAGGAACGTCGATTCATGGTACAGCACATCCACCCCGGTGATGATGTCGAGGTAATCTTCGGTAAAGACGGTATCGGAGCAGAATGCATAACTTTTCGGTGCGGGCGGATCGAAGCTCAGTTTCTCATTTGGGATGACGGTGCCGTCCTCAAGCGTCACATCCTTGCCGTTCTTGATGTTCTGGAAGTAGCAGATGTCAATCTTGTATTTCCGGACCGCATCAGGGTCCAGTTTCCGCTCCGCGGGCTTTTCCTGGAAGAGGTATCCGTTGGTGTACACCCGATGCTTAAGCGGAATGGTTTTCACCACAACTTTTTCGTCCTCAAAAATGACCTCCGATGCTGTGGATTCCAGTTCATGGAAAAACAGCTGGTAGCCCGTATAGGAATTGGCGTAACGCAGTTGCAGCAGGATAATTTCCTTTATGCCTTTGGGCCCGTACACGTGCAGGTCGCCGGTACGGTTGAGTAAGGTAAAACTGGAAATGAGTCCGATCAATCCATAGAAATGGTCGCCATGCAGATGCGAAATGAAGATGTGGTTGATCTGCGTAAACCTGACTTTGTTTTTACGCAGCTGCACCTGGGTCGCCTCAGCGCAATCAATCAGGAAATGGTGGTTCCGTATTTCAAGGACCTGCGACGTAGGGTTTGTAAAAGTGCGTGGCGTGGCGGCATAGCAGC
The nucleotide sequence above comes from Flavobacterium magnum. Encoded proteins:
- the dnaX gene encoding DNA polymerase III subunit gamma/tau, yielding MEQFVVSARKYRPQTFRDVVGQQAITNTLLNAIETNHLASALLFTGPRGVGKTTCARILARKINQPGYDDPNEDFAFNVFELDAASNNSVDDIRSLIDQVRIPPQTGQFKVYIIDEVHMLSSAAFNAFLKTLEEPPKHAIFILATTEKHKIIPTILSRCQIFDFKRITVKDAKEHLAEVAKSQGVSYEDDALHIIAQKADGAMRDALSIFDRVVSYCGNNLTRQAVTENLNVLDYETYINVTELIIGNQIPELLVAYNDILSKGFDGHHFISGLASHFRDLLVCKNPATLSLLEAGEQAQKMYGAQAAKSPQDFLLKAIEVANDCDLKYKVSQNQRLLVELCLMQLASITFDGEKKKLTDI
- a CDS encoding DNA polymerase III subunit gamma/tau encodes the protein MQIAVESPEILDIPALHALDITNKGTISVTSAGGADSMQTPVVPDDSPTQPKVSALSLASIRAKKELEQSGKASSKETVEFPREAFSETDMLLQWTKYAQRLSDKGQKIMEALLLINDPKLDGTTIKHELPNEGSAIDFETGKLELLGYLRGKLHNHDIDIEVIVNENASSRKAFTPQDRFNRLNEINPSLELLRKTFDLDF
- a CDS encoding TMEM175 family protein, translated to MNKGRLEAFSDGVLAIILTIMVLELRIPEEPTLHALASVFPTFISYLLSFIYVGIYWNNHHHMLHSVVRVNGNILWANLHLLFWLSLVPFATGWMGENHFAKATMTVYGVILLMAGVAYWLLQSLIIKSQGDHSLLKKAIGKDLKGLSSPPLYLLGIGFSFFNEWLSGAVYIFVALMWLVPDKRIERLLDQRD
- a CDS encoding Ppx/GppA phosphatase family protein, encoding MITIKKYAAIDIGSNAMRLLVSNIIEEQGKETQFSKSALVRVPIRLGQDAFTVGEITEENIERMVDAMKAFKLLMKVHKVEKYMACATSAMREAYNGREVAELIKKKADIRIDIIDGKKEAAIIAATDLHHLVKTDKTYLYVDVGGGSTEFSLFSDGRMVVSKSFKIGTVRLLNEVVSDIVWQEIEKWIRVNTQEYDAVTLIGSGGNINKLFKMSGKQEEKPLSYIHLNSQYAMLNALSYEQRISVLGLNPDRADVIIPALRVYLNAMKWSGARSIYVPKIGLSDGIVKAMYYGKI
- the ppk1 gene encoding polyphosphate kinase 1 produces the protein MTENRYIDREKSWLAFNARVLQEAGDSTVPLLDRLRFIGIFSNNLDEFFRVRFAAVRRLSLSGVSGEKILGGISAEKLLREITEIVIRQQSESLRILSIIEKELEAENVFIIDENEISAEQEAFVNDFFIQKISPALVTIILNDLAEFPMLKDNSGYLAIKLVMKSKQKPSLLGFSKVKPEVRYALIEIPKTLNRFVVLPSREGTQSVMLLDDMIRYNLGQIFNIFDYESVEAHMIKITRDAQLEIDSDLSKSMMEKIATSVRDRRIGEPVRFVYDQSISKDTLQFFLTKMGIDATDSIIPGGRYHNRRDYMDFPNLGRFDLLYKQNPPLPVPGLSLEGSILERISAKDYLVNAPYQSFSYLIKFLREAALDPQVTTIKITLYRLAKNSQVISSLINAAKNGKKVTVQIELQARFDEASNISYAEQMQTENIELIFGIKGLKVHSKICVIERIEEGKNKRYGFISTGNFNEATAGVYTDVTLFTAHQQILKDVSKIFDFFNVNYRLHRYKHLIVSPHYSRTRFYRLIDKEIMYAKLGRESYIHLKMNSLSDFKMIDKLYEASRAGVKIKLLVRGICSLIPGVKGMSENIEAISIVDNYLEHSRVYIFGNDGNPEVYISSADFMTRNLDGRVEVSCPIYDIDVRKELIDSFHVSWKGNVKARIHSEKLDNKYRVRGHQPVWRAQLETYNFYRNLLDVNTQPVQ
- a CDS encoding SixA phosphatase family protein, producing the protein MKNLILIRHAKSNWDDPVSDKQRTLTVNGLRDATLVAQHIKSHLPKKYQVWSSDAHRAVGTARAFAIVFRENVEIDFSEDLYTFDALKLESIVRSIPDDYDCVIIFGHNEAITDFVNTFGSIFIDNVPTAGFVSIKFDTDSWQHISKGVTDKTVFPRDLRQ
- the pdxH gene encoding pyridoxamine 5'-phosphate oxidase yields the protein MEDLSNYRQSYEKDSLTENAIPGDPMNLFQKWFHEADATGFGEANAMTVATFGLDGFPKSRVVLLKKYNEEGFVFYTNYNSEKGKAIAANPNVCLSFFWPVQERQVIIKGTAEKVPEIMSDNYFDSRPLGSRLGAVVSNQSEVIPSRGFLEEKLALLEKQFENNEVPRPENWGGYLVRPVAAEFWQGRANRLHDRIRYQLQENYIWKIDRLSP
- a CDS encoding ribonuclease Z, translated to MKLTILGCYAATPRTFTNPTSQVLEIRNHHFLIDCAEATQVQLRKNKVRFTQINHIFISHLHGDHFYGLIGLISSFTLLNRTGDLHVYGPKGIKEIILLQLRYANSYTGYQLFFHELESTASEVIFEDEKVVVKTIPLKHRVYTNGYLFQEKPAERKLDPDAVRKYKIDICYFQNIKNGKDVTLEDGTVIPNEKLSFDPPAPKSYAFCSDTVFTEDYLDIITGVDVLYHESTFLESEAHLSERTMHCTAKQAAEIALKARAKQLILGHFSTRYDSIEHFREEAMAIFPATDLADDGKIFEF